Proteins encoded together in one Catellatospora citrea window:
- a CDS encoding NADPH:quinone oxidoreductase family protein, translating to MAATMRAWQVAANGEPGDVMSLAETPIPTPGASQLLVRVRASALNFPDVLLVRGQYQVRPPLPFTPGVELCGEVVAAGADVTGFAEGDRVIGTTALPAGALAEYALVEAADAFPAPAALDDVQASAMHIAYQTGWFSLHRRARLQPGETLLIHAGAGGVGSAAIQLGKAAGATVIAVVGGAAKAEVAAKLGADLVIDRREQDFIGAVKAATGGRGADVVFDPVGGDAYTGSAKCVAFEGRILVVGFAGGTVPTPGLNHALVKNYSIVGVHWGLYRQLDPALVVQAHETLCGLAADGVVQPLIGGVLSLDEAADGLTRLGAGETVGRLVVRP from the coding sequence ATGGCGGCCACGATGCGGGCCTGGCAGGTCGCCGCCAACGGCGAGCCGGGCGATGTGATGAGCCTGGCCGAGACGCCGATCCCGACGCCGGGTGCGAGCCAGCTGCTGGTGCGCGTACGCGCGTCCGCGCTGAACTTCCCGGACGTGCTGCTGGTGCGGGGGCAGTACCAGGTGCGCCCGCCGCTGCCGTTCACCCCCGGGGTGGAGCTGTGCGGCGAGGTCGTCGCCGCCGGGGCCGACGTCACGGGCTTCGCCGAGGGCGACCGGGTCATCGGCACCACCGCGCTGCCCGCCGGGGCCCTGGCCGAGTACGCGCTGGTCGAGGCCGCGGACGCGTTCCCCGCCCCGGCCGCGCTGGACGACGTGCAGGCGTCGGCGATGCACATCGCATACCAGACGGGCTGGTTCTCGCTGCACCGCCGGGCGCGGCTGCAGCCGGGCGAGACGCTGCTGATCCACGCGGGCGCGGGCGGAGTCGGCAGTGCCGCGATCCAGCTCGGCAAGGCCGCGGGCGCGACCGTGATCGCGGTCGTCGGCGGCGCCGCGAAGGCCGAGGTCGCCGCCAAGCTCGGCGCGGACCTCGTGATCGACCGGCGCGAGCAGGACTTCATCGGCGCGGTGAAGGCCGCCACGGGCGGGCGCGGCGCGGACGTGGTCTTCGATCCGGTGGGCGGCGACGCGTACACCGGTTCGGCGAAGTGTGTCGCGTTCGAGGGCCGCATCCTGGTCGTCGGTTTCGCGGGTGGCACCGTGCCCACACCGGGACTCAACCACGCCCTGGTGAAGAACTACTCGATCGTCGGCGTGCACTGGGGCCTGTACCGGCAGCTGGACCCGGCGCTGGTCGTGCAGGCGCACGAGACGCTGTGCGGGCTGGCCGCCGACGGCGTCGTGCAGCCGCTGATCGGCGGCGTGCTCAGCCTCGACGAGGCCGCCGACGGCCTGACCCGCCTCGGCGCGGGCGAGACCGTCGGCCGGTTGGTGGTGCGGCCGTGA
- a CDS encoding MaoC family dehydratase, which yields MAFASLDDVRAAVGTVVSTSEWLEIDQQRVDMFAEATGDLQWIHTDPARAASGPFGTTIAHGYLTLSLIPFLAGDALRVPGVKMGVNYGTNKVRFPAPVPVGSRVRATVQLLSVDDVAGGVQLTSQVTIEREGGDKPVCVAETVSRMYL from the coding sequence ATGGCCTTCGCCTCCCTGGACGACGTGCGTGCCGCTGTCGGCACCGTCGTCAGCACCAGCGAGTGGTTGGAGATCGATCAGCAGCGGGTCGACATGTTCGCCGAGGCCACCGGCGACCTGCAGTGGATCCACACCGACCCGGCCCGCGCCGCGTCGGGCCCGTTCGGCACCACCATCGCGCACGGATACCTGACGCTGTCACTCATCCCCTTCCTGGCCGGCGACGCGCTGCGGGTGCCGGGTGTGAAGATGGGCGTCAACTACGGCACCAACAAGGTGCGTTTCCCGGCCCCGGTGCCGGTCGGCTCGCGGGTGCGGGCGACGGTGCAGCTGCTGTCGGTCGACGACGTCGCGGGCGGCGTGCAGCTCACCTCCCAGGTGACCATCGAGCGCGAGGGCGGCGACAAGCCGGTCTGCGTCGCCGAGACCGTGTCCCGGATGTACCTCTGA